Proteins from a genomic interval of Oreochromis aureus strain Israel breed Guangdong linkage group 6, ZZ_aureus, whole genome shotgun sequence:
- the zgc:174863 gene encoding uncharacterized protein zgc:174863 isoform X2, which yields MASSGIIAFIFTVLCICAVKSGGFIKVECKAENVGQYGQQSVLECVIKTSTDVNDPTIRTVAWKKLTSPEDEGDLVLGFNRGKLDQPKRGYRFAEPLWNEKNMNVSLLITNTAVKDDGYYKCIVITDSGDNSMVTTLKVQARYSVPTVHSIPEIIVPNTDSTLICESRGGYPNGTLRWFDEEKHEWTKSSEMEATQSDDGLFQLTSRLSLLGGSTFPKYTCAVFNASGGKEDEKTFETNIPPSSSRGSEELPHSGSGYPSKVVAPLVVIGSLIVGLLLLLLYRKRSQSGHGPVSTDVEEGYNSPDDASINQDQS from the exons ATGGCCTCCAGTGGAATCATTGCATTCATTTTCACTGTCCTCTGCATCTGTGCAGTTAAGAGTGGTG GATTTATAAAAGTGGAATGCAAAGCTGAAAATGTGGGACAATATGGCCAACAATCAGTGCTGGAGTGTGTCATAAAAACATCAACAGATGTAAATGATCCAACTATCCGTACGGTTGCTTGGAAAAAACTGACCTCTCCAGAAGACGAAGGTGATCTCGTGTTGGGTTTTAATAGAGGTAAATTGGACCAGCCAAAGCGAGGCTACAGGTTTGCTGAACCATTATGGAACGAGAAGAACATGAATGTATCTCTGCTCATCACCAACACGGCAGTGAAAGATGATGGATATTACAAGTGCATAGTGATTACAGACAGTGGTGATAACAGCATGGTCACTACCCTTAAAGTCCAAG CCAGATACAGTGTCCCAACTGTACACTCCATCCCTGAGATAATTGTCCCAAATACAGACAGTACCCTGATCTGTGAGTCTCGTGGAGGCTACCCAAATGGAACACTTCGCTGGTTTGATGAAGAGAAGCATGAGTGGACAAAAAGCTCTGAAATGGAGGCAACACAGTCAGACGATGGTTTGTTTCAACTCACAAGCAGACTGTCTTTGTTGGGAGGATCCACTTTCCCAAAGTATACCTGCGCTGTGTTCAATGCCAGTGGAGGCAAAGAGGATGAGAAAACATTTGAAACCAACATACCACCATCATCATCGCGCGGATCTGAAG AATTGCCTCACAGCGGGTCAGGTTATCCCTCCAAAGTAGTTGCTCCTTTGGTGGTTATCGGCTCGCTGATCGTAgggttgctgttgctgttgttgtacAGAAAGCGATCTCAAA GTGGTCATGGTCCGGTTTCTACAGATGTTGAGGAAG GTTATAACTCTCCTGATGATGCATCAATCAATCAAGACCAATCATGA
- the zgc:174863 gene encoding uncharacterized protein zgc:174863 isoform X1, whose protein sequence is MASSGIIAFIFTVLCICAVKSGGFIKVECKAENVGQYGQQSVLECVIKTSTDVNDPTIRTVAWKKLTSPEDEGDLVLGFNRGKLDQPKRGYRFAEPLWNEKNMNVSLLITNTAVKDDGYYKCIVITDSGDNSMVTTLKVQARYSVPTVHSIPEIIVPNTDSTLICESRGGYPNGTLRWFDEEKHEWTKSSEMEATQSDDGLFQLTSRLSLLGGSTFPKYTCAVFNASGGKEDEKTFETNIPPSSSRGSEELPHSGSGYPSKVVAPLVVIGSLIVGLLLLLLYRKRSQTARRNSTAPLMGGHGPVSTDVEEGYNSPDDASINQDQS, encoded by the exons ATGGCCTCCAGTGGAATCATTGCATTCATTTTCACTGTCCTCTGCATCTGTGCAGTTAAGAGTGGTG GATTTATAAAAGTGGAATGCAAAGCTGAAAATGTGGGACAATATGGCCAACAATCAGTGCTGGAGTGTGTCATAAAAACATCAACAGATGTAAATGATCCAACTATCCGTACGGTTGCTTGGAAAAAACTGACCTCTCCAGAAGACGAAGGTGATCTCGTGTTGGGTTTTAATAGAGGTAAATTGGACCAGCCAAAGCGAGGCTACAGGTTTGCTGAACCATTATGGAACGAGAAGAACATGAATGTATCTCTGCTCATCACCAACACGGCAGTGAAAGATGATGGATATTACAAGTGCATAGTGATTACAGACAGTGGTGATAACAGCATGGTCACTACCCTTAAAGTCCAAG CCAGATACAGTGTCCCAACTGTACACTCCATCCCTGAGATAATTGTCCCAAATACAGACAGTACCCTGATCTGTGAGTCTCGTGGAGGCTACCCAAATGGAACACTTCGCTGGTTTGATGAAGAGAAGCATGAGTGGACAAAAAGCTCTGAAATGGAGGCAACACAGTCAGACGATGGTTTGTTTCAACTCACAAGCAGACTGTCTTTGTTGGGAGGATCCACTTTCCCAAAGTATACCTGCGCTGTGTTCAATGCCAGTGGAGGCAAAGAGGATGAGAAAACATTTGAAACCAACATACCACCATCATCATCGCGCGGATCTGAAG AATTGCCTCACAGCGGGTCAGGTTATCCCTCCAAAGTAGTTGCTCCTTTGGTGGTTATCGGCTCGCTGATCGTAgggttgctgttgctgttgttgtacAGAAAGCGATCTCAAA CGGCTCGGAGGAACTCTACAGCACCCCTTATGG GTGGTCATGGTCCGGTTTCTACAGATGTTGAGGAAG GTTATAACTCTCCTGATGATGCATCAATCAATCAAGACCAATCATGA